Proteins encoded by one window of Halomonas sp. Bachu 37:
- a CDS encoding isochorismatase family protein — protein MAPRVNYGPDDALLVIDMQNDFCEGGALAVTGGAALVPGINDQIQAAKEAGALIVASRDWHPVDHVSFTHRGGNWPVHCVQDTPGAAFHLGLALPNDAIRVSKATAFDRDAYSAFDGTGLGGYLREKGIKRVILCGLALDVCVQETALEARREGFATLLLSALSEPVYSEAREACYQNLQNADIEIVA, from the coding sequence ATGGCACCACGAGTGAACTATGGGCCTGACGATGCCCTGCTAGTCATTGACATGCAAAACGATTTTTGTGAAGGCGGCGCGCTCGCCGTGACCGGCGGAGCCGCCTTGGTGCCGGGCATCAACGACCAGATCCAGGCGGCCAAAGAAGCCGGCGCGTTGATAGTGGCATCGCGTGATTGGCATCCGGTGGACCATGTCAGTTTCACGCACCGAGGAGGAAACTGGCCGGTTCACTGTGTTCAGGATACCCCCGGCGCCGCCTTTCACCTGGGGCTCGCCCTGCCCAACGATGCGATACGGGTCAGCAAGGCCACGGCATTCGATCGTGACGCTTACTCCGCTTTCGATGGCACCGGCCTCGGTGGCTATCTCAGGGAGAAAGGGATAAAACGGGTCATACTGTGCGGGCTGGCGCTGGATGTCTGTGTGCAGGAAACCGCGCTGGAGGCCCGCCGGGAAGGATTCGCCACACTATTGCTTTCTGCCCTGAGCGAGCCGGTCTACAGCGAAGCCCGAGAGGCCTGCTACCAGAACCTGCAGAATGCCGATATCGAGATCGTCGCTTGA
- a CDS encoding iron ABC transporter permease, with protein sequence MTRPLFPTLLILSIAAMIALMVSLAIGSMTISSSEWMALLQGRAEPLTQLLVLELRLPRSLSAFATGGLLAVAGALMQVLLRNPLADPYVLGLSGGAAVGAMAAMLAGLGSMLVSGSAFVGAMLSTLLVFGLAHGTGSWSPSRLLLTGVVVASGWGAVITLLLAVSPMERLPGMLYWMMGDLSHAGSPWSALVLLGLVCLAGIPLGRSLNVLARGPLQAAALGVAVKPLEWLIYVVAALLTAMAVSTAGSIGFVGLVVPHMLRLVWGNDQRMLLPACALAGGTFLVLADTMARTVIAPEQLPVGVITALLGVPTFLYLLYRSR encoded by the coding sequence ATGACACGACCGCTGTTTCCCACTCTGCTGATATTGTCGATCGCCGCGATGATAGCTCTGATGGTGTCCCTGGCTATCGGCAGCATGACGATCTCCAGCAGCGAATGGATGGCGCTGTTGCAAGGCCGTGCCGAGCCACTTACCCAGCTGTTGGTTCTGGAACTGCGCCTGCCGCGTTCGCTCTCCGCTTTCGCCACCGGCGGGCTACTGGCGGTCGCCGGGGCATTGATGCAGGTACTGCTGCGCAACCCATTGGCCGACCCCTACGTGCTGGGGCTTTCGGGGGGAGCGGCGGTGGGAGCAATGGCCGCTATGCTGGCAGGGCTTGGCAGCATGCTTGTCTCGGGCTCCGCCTTTGTCGGTGCCATGCTGTCGACCCTGTTGGTTTTCGGCCTGGCCCACGGCACCGGTAGCTGGTCGCCCTCGCGACTGCTGTTGACGGGTGTGGTGGTGGCTTCGGGCTGGGGCGCGGTGATCACGCTGTTGCTGGCGGTAAGCCCGATGGAGCGGTTGCCCGGCATGCTTTACTGGATGATGGGCGATCTTTCCCATGCCGGCTCTCCCTGGTCCGCCCTCGTCCTGCTGGGGCTGGTTTGCCTGGCGGGCATACCCCTGGGGCGCAGCTTGAACGTCCTGGCGCGTGGCCCGCTGCAGGCGGCAGCGCTGGGGGTCGCGGTAAAACCCCTGGAATGGTTGATCTACGTCGTGGCGGCATTGCTTACCGCAATGGCAGTGAGCACAGCGGGCAGCATCGGTTTCGTGGGCCTGGTGGTGCCGCATATGCTGCGCCTGGTGTGGGGTAACGATCAGCGCATGCTGCTTCCTGCCTGTGCGCTGGCCGGCGGGACCTTCCTGGTGCTGGCGGACACAATGGCCCGTACCGTCATCGCTCCCGAGCAGTTGCCGGTCGGCGTGATTACGGCGCTTCTGGGGGTGCCGACTTTTCTCTATCTGCTCTATCGGAGTCGCTGA
- the zwf gene encoding glucose-6-phosphate dehydrogenase, protein MSHRNASGAKTQEIQETVDLALFGALGDLSQRKLLPALYHLDREGLLADDTRLLGLARQNLELDAFKEQVRTTLTRYTKPVELDDTVLERFLARLDYVRLDFTQTEGYNAIRQWRETRRPSPLVIYLAVGASLYGDICRHLQRSDSLDESCRVVVEKPIGHDLESSADINDAIGDVFPESRIYRIDHYLGKETVQNLIALRFANPLFGTQWNQNHISHVEITVAEKVGIEGRWGYFDQAGQLRDMVQNHLLQLLCLIAMEPPSNLDADAIRDEKVKVLKALKPFTGEALGRDVVRGQYTVGNSGGKNVPGYLEEEGANTESRTETFVAMKTEVANWRWAGVPFYLRTGKRMPEKLSQIVIHFRQQPHYIFDPDQRGLATNKLIIRLQPEEGIALQVLTKDSGLDKGMRLRPGPLHLDFNDAFSKSRIPDAYERLLLEAMKGQQYLFVRRDEVEHAWRWCDHLIAEWEAREEPPRRYPAGSWGPVASIAMITQDGRSWYEDY, encoded by the coding sequence ATGAGCCATCGCAACGCTTCGGGGGCGAAAACCCAGGAAATTCAGGAAACCGTCGATCTGGCGCTATTCGGCGCGCTGGGAGATCTTTCCCAGCGTAAGCTTTTACCCGCGCTTTACCATCTGGACCGTGAAGGCCTGCTGGCTGACGACACGCGATTGCTGGGACTGGCCAGGCAGAATCTGGAGCTCGACGCGTTCAAGGAACAAGTCAGAACTACGCTCACGCGCTATACCAAGCCCGTGGAATTGGACGATACTGTGCTCGAGCGTTTTCTTGCCCGGCTGGATTACGTGCGCCTCGACTTCACCCAGACGGAAGGCTATAACGCCATTCGCCAATGGCGCGAAACAAGACGCCCATCACCCTTGGTGATCTATCTGGCGGTAGGCGCGTCGCTTTACGGCGATATCTGTCGGCATCTGCAACGCAGCGATAGCCTGGATGAATCCTGTCGGGTGGTGGTAGAAAAACCCATCGGCCATGACCTGGAGTCCTCCGCCGATATCAACGACGCCATCGGCGATGTCTTTCCGGAGTCGCGGATCTATCGTATCGATCATTACCTGGGTAAGGAGACGGTACAGAACCTGATTGCGCTGCGCTTTGCCAACCCGCTGTTCGGGACGCAATGGAATCAGAATCACATTTCCCATGTCGAAATCACCGTCGCCGAGAAGGTGGGAATCGAAGGGCGCTGGGGGTATTTCGACCAGGCGGGCCAGTTGCGCGACATGGTACAGAATCACCTGCTGCAGTTGTTGTGTCTTATCGCCATGGAACCGCCGTCCAACCTGGATGCCGACGCCATCCGCGACGAGAAGGTCAAGGTGCTCAAGGCCCTCAAGCCATTTACCGGCGAAGCGCTGGGCCGTGATGTGGTGCGCGGTCAATATACGGTCGGCAACAGCGGCGGCAAGAATGTCCCCGGTTACTTGGAAGAAGAGGGCGCCAATACCGAAAGCCGTACCGAGACCTTCGTGGCGATGAAGACCGAAGTGGCCAACTGGCGCTGGGCCGGGGTGCCGTTCTATCTGCGTACCGGTAAACGCATGCCCGAGAAACTCTCGCAGATCGTCATCCACTTTCGCCAGCAGCCTCACTATATCTTCGACCCCGACCAGCGCGGACTGGCGACCAACAAGTTGATCATCCGCCTGCAGCCGGAGGAAGGGATCGCCTTGCAGGTGCTGACCAAGGATAGTGGGCTGGACAAGGGTATGCGCTTGCGTCCCGGTCCGCTGCATCTCGATTTCAACGACGCGTTTTCCAAGTCCCGCATACCCGACGCCTATGAGCGCCTGCTGCTGGAAGCCATGAAAGGGCAGCAGTACCTGTTTGTCCGTCGCGATGAAGTGGAACATGCCTGGCGCTGGTGTGACCACTTGATTGCCGAATGGGAAGCGCGTGAGGAGCCACCCCGGCGGTATCCCGCCGGTTCCTGGGGGCCGGTGGCGTCTATCGCCATGATCACCCAAGATGGCCGCAGCTGGTACGAAGACTACTGA
- the pgl gene encoding 6-phosphogluconolactonase: MSEARRQLAEQLAEAVAEALRSDLVTRQRVLLVVSGGSTPVAFFQALAVQQLPWERVDITLADERWVSEVDSDSNARLVREHLLQAQAESATFFALTTADGTPEEGVDTLCQQVETLAWPASVVVLGMGADGHTASLFPDSRELELALASDDALVAVRTPSQPQPRITLSAARLHQARRHFLHITGEDKRQVLARALTGDDVRKLPIRAFLSCPLAIYWAP, from the coding sequence ATGAGCGAAGCGCGTCGGCAACTTGCCGAGCAACTGGCCGAAGCCGTTGCGGAAGCCCTGAGAAGCGACCTGGTCACTCGGCAGCGCGTATTGCTGGTGGTTTCGGGAGGCTCGACTCCCGTGGCGTTCTTCCAGGCGCTGGCAGTGCAGCAGCTACCGTGGGAGCGCGTCGATATCACCCTGGCTGACGAGCGCTGGGTGAGTGAAGTCGACTCCGACAGCAATGCGCGTCTGGTGCGTGAACACCTGCTGCAGGCACAGGCCGAAAGTGCCACCTTCTTCGCCTTGACCACCGCGGACGGCACGCCCGAGGAGGGCGTGGACACGCTTTGCCAGCAAGTCGAAACACTTGCCTGGCCTGCTTCGGTCGTAGTCCTGGGCATGGGTGCCGATGGCCATACGGCGTCTCTTTTTCCCGATAGCCGTGAGCTGGAACTGGCGTTGGCGTCCGACGATGCGTTGGTGGCGGTACGCACTCCCAGCCAGCCACAGCCGCGCATTACCTTGAGCGCGGCACGCTTGCATCAGGCGCGCCGGCATTTTCTGCACATCACCGGAGAGGACAAGCGCCAAGTGCTGGCCAGAGCCCTGACCGGTGATGATGTGCGCAAGCTACCTATCCGGGCCTTTTTATCTTGTCCGTTGGCAATTTACTGGGCCCCCTGA
- a CDS encoding ABC transporter ATP-binding protein, translating into MGLLEACGLVIDIPERSEGRALDIAFEPGQIWGVLGPNGAGKTTLLHTLAGLREPCSGSVWLDGKAMTDWRRRQVAQRLGVVFQERHDGFPATVRETALMGRHPFLSLWQREGDNDLQAVHDALRQLGIQHLAHRLVTTLSGGERQRLAFATVLAQNPEVWLADEPSNHLDLQHQTAAMQLLHRQAKAGCAVVMCLHDVNLAARWCDNLLLLYPDGEACWGPQDAMLTLDALERLYGQRLHQGEIFGKPVFMPAAGGWS; encoded by the coding sequence ATGGGTCTGCTGGAGGCGTGTGGTCTGGTAATCGATATTCCTGAGCGTAGTGAGGGCAGGGCGCTGGATATCGCCTTCGAGCCTGGACAAATCTGGGGGGTACTCGGCCCCAACGGGGCGGGCAAGACCACCTTGTTGCACACGCTGGCGGGGTTGCGTGAACCTTGCTCGGGAAGCGTGTGGCTGGATGGCAAGGCCATGACCGATTGGCGCCGGCGACAGGTGGCCCAGCGCCTGGGCGTGGTATTTCAGGAGCGCCACGATGGCTTTCCCGCTACGGTTCGCGAGACGGCCTTGATGGGGCGCCATCCCTTTCTTTCCCTGTGGCAACGGGAAGGGGACAACGACCTCCAGGCTGTACACGACGCCTTGCGCCAATTGGGTATCCAGCACCTGGCCCACCGCCTGGTCACCACGCTTTCTGGTGGAGAACGCCAGCGCCTGGCATTCGCCACGGTACTGGCGCAGAACCCCGAGGTATGGCTGGCCGACGAGCCGAGCAATCATCTCGACCTGCAGCACCAGACCGCCGCCATGCAACTTCTCCACCGCCAGGCCAAAGCGGGGTGCGCGGTGGTGATGTGTCTACATGACGTCAATCTCGCGGCTCGCTGGTGCGACAATCTACTATTGCTTTACCCCGATGGCGAGGCGTGCTGGGGGCCGCAAGACGCCATGCTGACCCTCGACGCCCTGGAGCGGCTTTACGGTCAGCGGCTTCACCAGGGCGAAATCTTCGGAAAGCCGGTATTCATGCCGGCAGCTGGCGGTTGGTCATGA
- a CDS encoding TonB-dependent receptor domain-containing protein: MKNLSLASCGLAAFSLTALATAVHAQTPNDETLNPLVVTAALAPVTAEQSLSSVTVIDEDALRRQNPDAITDVLRAQPGVDVTTQGSYGKQSSVFLRGTGSAANVMMIDGIRLRSATSGAASWEFLDPELFERVEIVRGPRGSLYGADAVGGVVQLFTQTADEGGPHPSVSVGGGSFDTQRYSATFSGSEGGTRYSFAGSHFTTGGIEVREGEGDKGFDNTTGLVKLSHTFDNDLTLGLLGLRARGNTEYHQSGPADEDFTQQVLGVYAEAPLGSNWSTRLSLSEARDERDSQALSGRAIFDTRTHTARWENTLSMGAHRFIAGAEYSEDRVTGTTRFDESHRDNAAVFTQALLDFSPLISQASLRYDDNEAFGEEVTGSLALGYELDSHHTLRASYGTAFRAPTFNDLYYPGYSNPDLKAETSGTFELGVRGNYGNYFWDLAAYQTDLDDLIGLDQNYLPENVDRARIRGAELSAGAELDDWTLQAALTYTDPEDRDSGNRLVRRAKQSLRLDVDREIADWTVGASLIALGDRYNDAVNEEHLGGFGLLNLRAGWAFAPYWSARVTVDNVLDKDYVTARGSDFDPVTFESSPFDYQNAGRSVFLTLRYGAQ, translated from the coding sequence ATGAAAAACCTCTCTCTCGCCTCTTGCGGCCTGGCGGCATTCAGCCTGACGGCGCTGGCAACGGCTGTTCACGCACAGACGCCGAACGACGAGACGCTGAATCCGCTGGTGGTCACCGCCGCGTTGGCTCCGGTCACCGCCGAACAGAGCCTGTCTTCGGTAACGGTAATCGACGAAGACGCCTTGCGTCGCCAGAATCCGGACGCCATCACGGATGTGCTGCGCGCTCAGCCGGGGGTGGATGTCACTACCCAGGGCAGCTACGGCAAGCAGAGCAGTGTCTTCCTGCGCGGCACGGGCAGTGCCGCCAATGTCATGATGATCGACGGTATCCGCCTGCGCTCGGCCACCAGCGGTGCGGCTTCCTGGGAATTTCTTGATCCCGAACTGTTCGAGCGGGTGGAAATCGTGCGTGGTCCGCGGGGCAGCTTATACGGCGCCGATGCGGTCGGCGGCGTGGTGCAGCTATTTACCCAGACCGCCGATGAGGGTGGTCCCCATCCGTCTGTTTCCGTCGGTGGCGGTTCCTTCGACACCCAGCGCTACAGTGCCACTTTCTCGGGCAGCGAAGGCGGCACCCGCTACAGCTTTGCCGGCAGCCATTTCACTACCGGTGGCATCGAAGTTCGCGAAGGCGAGGGCGACAAGGGCTTCGATAACACCACCGGGCTGGTCAAGCTATCGCATACTTTTGATAACGACCTGACGCTGGGGCTGCTCGGCTTGCGCGCCCGGGGCAATACCGAATATCACCAATCGGGACCGGCGGATGAAGATTTCACCCAGCAGGTACTGGGCGTCTACGCGGAAGCACCGCTTGGCTCCAACTGGTCGACGCGGCTCAGCCTGTCGGAAGCCCGCGATGAACGCGATAGCCAGGCCTTGTCCGGGCGAGCCATTTTCGATACTCGCACGCACACCGCACGCTGGGAAAACACCCTGAGCATGGGAGCTCACCGTTTCATCGCCGGAGCGGAGTACAGCGAAGACAGGGTGACAGGCACCACCCGTTTCGATGAGAGTCACCGCGACAATGCGGCGGTCTTCACCCAGGCGCTGCTGGACTTTTCGCCGCTGATTTCCCAGGCGAGCCTGCGCTACGACGATAACGAGGCGTTTGGCGAGGAGGTCACCGGGAGCCTGGCCCTGGGTTACGAACTGGATAGCCACCACACCCTGCGCGCCAGTTACGGCACCGCCTTTCGCGCGCCCACCTTCAATGATCTCTACTACCCCGGCTACAGCAATCCCGACTTGAAGGCGGAAACATCGGGTACGTTCGAGCTCGGTGTGCGGGGCAACTACGGCAACTATTTCTGGGATCTGGCCGCCTACCAGACCGACCTCGATGATCTGATCGGACTGGATCAGAACTATCTTCCCGAGAACGTCGATCGGGCGCGGATTCGCGGCGCCGAGCTCTCGGCAGGGGCCGAACTGGATGACTGGACCCTGCAGGCGGCATTGACCTATACCGACCCGGAAGATCGCGATAGCGGTAACCGCCTGGTGCGTCGGGCCAAGCAGAGCCTGCGCCTGGATGTGGATCGCGAGATCGCCGACTGGACGGTGGGCGCGTCGCTCATCGCCCTGGGGGATCGCTACAACGATGCTGTCAACGAAGAACACCTTGGCGGCTTTGGCCTGCTCAACCTGCGGGCGGGCTGGGCCTTCGCCCCGTACTGGTCGGCGCGGGTGACGGTGGATAACGTGCTGGATAAGGATTACGTCACCGCTCGAGGCTCCGATTTCGATCCAGTCACTTTCGAATCGTCTCCCTTCGACTACCAGAATGCCGGGCGTAGCGTGTTCCTGACGCTGCGTTACGGGGCTCAATAA
- a CDS encoding bifunctional 4-hydroxy-2-oxoglutarate aldolase/2-dehydro-3-deoxy-phosphogluconate aldolase has translation MTLDKQLPSTRTAELDSICLKAQIIPVITIQRLEDAVPMCRALVEGGLSVLEITLRTECALEAVKRLRDALPAASIGVGTVLTPAQYRQAEQVGADFVVTPGATEALYRHGVGSPVPMLPGVATVSELMTGWQYGYRRFKFFPAESSGGAKALKAFGAPIPEARFCPTGGISMDNAGEYLSLPNVMCVGGSWLTPKDMVEAEDWDGIRELARQAAQRFHL, from the coding sequence ATGACATTGGATAAACAACTCCCTTCCACGCGTACCGCGGAACTCGACAGCATCTGTTTGAAGGCGCAGATCATTCCGGTGATTACCATCCAGCGCCTGGAAGATGCCGTGCCGATGTGTCGGGCATTGGTGGAGGGCGGTTTGAGTGTGCTGGAGATCACCTTGCGAACCGAGTGTGCGCTCGAAGCCGTCAAGCGGCTGCGCGATGCGCTTCCTGCCGCCAGCATCGGCGTAGGCACAGTGCTGACTCCCGCCCAGTACCGCCAGGCCGAGCAGGTCGGCGCGGATTTCGTGGTGACGCCGGGGGCTACCGAAGCCCTTTATCGCCATGGGGTCGGTAGTCCGGTGCCCATGCTGCCGGGAGTTGCCACCGTATCCGAGCTGATGACCGGCTGGCAGTATGGCTATCGCCGGTTCAAGTTCTTCCCGGCGGAATCCAGCGGCGGCGCCAAGGCGCTCAAGGCTTTCGGGGCGCCGATTCCCGAAGCGCGCTTTTGTCCCACCGGCGGTATTTCCATGGACAACGCCGGGGAATATCTTTCGCTGCCCAACGTGATGTGCGTCGGTGGCTCCTGGCTGACCCCCAAGGACATGGTGGAAGCGGAAGACTGGGATGGAATCCGCGAATTGGCACGTCAGGCGGCGCAGCGATTCCATCTTTGA
- a CDS encoding cobalamin-binding protein gives MNRALLLVLAFLLGGQAATAQSDGISQPLADDSERCAVDDKQRRVCLETPARRIVALSPGATELAYAAGAGKALVGVVSHSDYPPQAAELPRVGSHSRLDLEALAALRPDLVLGWASGNPTSQMETLQALGIPMFYLEPNDVEGIAGAIERLGVLAATGDQAKQEAQRFRQAMAQLQQRYGEKDPITIFYQVWHSPLMTVNGEHWISDAIERCGGINIFAGLERLAPPVDLEAVLAADPDAIVSGGRGEDDTQWLQQWRVYPELTAVQRDNLFLVPPSLLQRPTPRLAEGTALLCEQLQDARMRR, from the coding sequence ATGAATCGAGCTTTGTTACTGGTGCTTGCCTTTCTGCTGGGAGGGCAAGCCGCCACGGCCCAGTCCGACGGTATCTCTCAGCCGCTAGCCGACGATTCCGAGCGCTGCGCCGTTGACGATAAGCAGCGACGCGTATGCTTGGAGACGCCGGCACGGCGAATCGTGGCGTTATCGCCGGGGGCGACCGAGCTCGCCTACGCAGCGGGAGCGGGGAAGGCCCTGGTGGGTGTGGTAAGCCATAGCGATTATCCGCCCCAGGCGGCCGAGCTTCCCCGGGTCGGCTCACATTCGCGTCTGGATCTTGAAGCCCTGGCCGCCCTGCGGCCAGATCTGGTGCTGGGCTGGGCGAGCGGCAATCCGACATCGCAGATGGAAACCCTGCAGGCCCTGGGCATACCGATGTTCTACCTCGAGCCCAACGACGTCGAGGGAATCGCCGGCGCCATCGAGCGATTGGGAGTGCTGGCCGCTACCGGGGATCAGGCCAAGCAAGAGGCCCAGCGGTTTCGCCAAGCCATGGCGCAGCTGCAGCAGCGTTATGGTGAAAAAGACCCGATCACGATCTTCTATCAGGTGTGGCACTCGCCTTTGATGACCGTCAATGGCGAACACTGGATCAGCGATGCCATCGAACGTTGCGGCGGAATCAATATATTCGCGGGCCTGGAGCGGTTGGCGCCTCCGGTTGACCTGGAGGCGGTGCTGGCCGCTGATCCCGACGCCATCGTCAGCGGCGGCAGGGGTGAGGATGACACCCAGTGGCTGCAACAGTGGCGGGTCTATCCCGAGTTGACCGCGGTGCAGCGTGATAATCTGTTTCTGGTGCCGCCTTCGTTGCTTCAGCGTCCCACTCCACGACTGGCGGAAGGCACCGCCTTGCTATGCGAGCAACTGCAAGACGCTCGCATGCGGCGTTGA